In a single window of the Danio aesculapii chromosome 20, fDanAes4.1, whole genome shotgun sequence genome:
- the sesn1 gene encoding sestrin-1 isoform X5: MRHASASNETMENSSLTMTDLFKICTQCERLSKKDVGVRIPRPVGNGPSRFIPEKEVHRISTPLLSQILQVSKLDERTQSIFEDAFAVLGRLDNISLVMGFHPQYLESFLRTQHYLLQMDGPLSLHCRHYIGIMAAARHQCTYLVNLHVNDFLQVGGDPKWLNGLEEAPRKLQALGELNKILAHRPWLLTKEHIEHLLKAEEHSWSLAELIHAVVLLTHYHSLASFTFGCGITPDIHTDGGHTFRPPSLSGYCVCDIANGNGAQEDMFGNQQGSESSGEVEVLMERMKQLQECRDEEEASQEEMATRFEREKTESMLVVTSEDEECVPSRDVSRHFEDPSYGYKDFSRRGEHVPTLRVQDYSWEDHGFSLVNRLYSDFGQLLDEKFQIAFNLTYNTMATHQGVDTSMLRRAIWNYIHCMFGIRYDDYDYGEINQLLDRSFKVYIKTMVCSPEKITKRMYESFWRQFRHSEKVHVNLLLMEARMQAELLYALRAITRYMT; encoded by the exons ATGAGGCACGCATCGGCATCTAATGAAACTATGGAAAACTCCTCTCTCACCATGACAGACTTGTTTAAAATTTGCACACAGTGCGAGCGACTTAGTAAAAAG GATGTTGGAGTGCGAATCCCCAGACCAGTGGGAAATGGACCAAGTAGATTTATACcagagaaagag GTTCACCGCATCTCTACTCCCCTGTTGTCCCAGATACTTCAAGTCAGTAAATTGGATGAAAGGACACAGTCGATTTTTGAGGATGCCTTTGCAGTGCTTGGTCGCCTTGACAACATCTCCTTGGTCATGGGATTTCATCCTCAATATCTGGAGAGCTTTCTTAGGACACAACATTACCTCCTTCAGATGGACGGTCCATTGTCTCTGCACTGTAGACATTATATTGGAATAATG gcTGCTGCTAGGCACCAGTGCACGTATCTGGTCAACCTGCACGTGAATGACTTCCTGCAGGTCGGAGGTGATCCGAAGTGGTTGAATGGTCTGGAAGAAGCCCCACGGAAGCTGCAGGCTCTCGGGGAGCTCAATAAGATCCTGGCCCACCGCCCCTGGCTGCTCACCAAAGAACACATTGAG CATCTGCTGAAGGCAGAGGAGCACAGCTGGTCCCTGGCTGAGCTGATCCATGCTGTGGTGCTACTCACACACTATCACTCTCTGGCCTCCTTCACATTTGGTTGCGGCATCACCCCCGACATCCACACAGACGGAGGACACACGTTCAGGCCGCCCTCACTCAGCGGTTACTGCGTTTGTGACATTGCCAATGGCAACGGTGCCCAGGAGGATATGTTTGGGAACCAGCAG GGGTCAGAATCATCTGGTGAGGTGGAAGTGCTCATGGAGAGGATGAAGCAGCTTCAGGAATGTCGTGATGAAGAAGAAGCCAGCCAGGAGGAAATGGCCACTCGGTTTGAGAGGGAGAAGACGGAGAGTATGCTGGTGGTCACCTCTG AAGATGAGGAGTGTGTGCCATCCAGAGATGTTTCGCGACACTTTGAAGACCCAAGTTATGGCTATAAAGATTTCTCCAGGAGAGGAGAACATGTACCAACTCTCCGAGTGCAG GACTACAGTTGGGAAGATCATGGATTTTCCCTGGTGAATCGGCTGTATTCCGATTTCGGCCAGCTTCTGGATGAAAAGTTTCAGATTGCGTTCAATCTGACGTACAACACAATGGCGACACATCAGGGTGTGGACACTTCCATGCTCCGCAGAGCCATCTGGAACTACATCCACTGCATGTTCGGGATTCG GTACGACGATTATGATTATGGAGAAATTAACCAACTCTTAGACCGCAGCTTTAAAGTCTACATCAAAACGATGGTGTGCAGTCCAGAAAAAATTACCAAGAGGATGTACGAGAGCTTCTGGAGACAGTTCCGGCACTCTGAGAAA GTCCACGTTAATTTGCTTCTTATGGAAGCGCGTATGCAGGCAGAACTGCTTTACGCTCTGAGAGCTATCACTCGCTACATGACATGA
- the sesn1 gene encoding sestrin-1 isoform X6: MRHASASNETMENSSLTMTDLFKICTQCERLSKKDVGVRIPRPVGNGPSRFIPEKEILQVSKLDERTQSIFEDAFAVLGRLDNISLVMGFHPQYLESFLRTQHYLLQMDGPLSLHCRHYIGIMAAARHQCTYLVNLHVNDFLQVGGDPKWLNGLEEAPRKLQALGELNKILAHRPWLLTKEHIEHLLKAEEHSWSLAELIHAVVLLTHYHSLASFTFGCGITPDIHTDGGHTFRPPSLSGYCVCDIANGNGAQEDMFGNQQGSESSGEVEVLMERMKQLQECRDEEEASQEEMATRFEREKTESMLVVTSEDEECVPSRDVSRHFEDPSYGYKDFSRRGEHVPTLRVQDYSWEDHGFSLVNRLYSDFGQLLDEKFQIAFNLTYNTMATHQGVDTSMLRRAIWNYIHCMFGIRYDDYDYGEINQLLDRSFKVYIKTMVCSPEKITKRMYESFWRQFRHSEKVHVNLLLMEARMQAELLYALRAITRYMT, from the exons ATGAGGCACGCATCGGCATCTAATGAAACTATGGAAAACTCCTCTCTCACCATGACAGACTTGTTTAAAATTTGCACACAGTGCGAGCGACTTAGTAAAAAG GATGTTGGAGTGCGAATCCCCAGACCAGTGGGAAATGGACCAAGTAGATTTATACcagagaaagag ATACTTCAAGTCAGTAAATTGGATGAAAGGACACAGTCGATTTTTGAGGATGCCTTTGCAGTGCTTGGTCGCCTTGACAACATCTCCTTGGTCATGGGATTTCATCCTCAATATCTGGAGAGCTTTCTTAGGACACAACATTACCTCCTTCAGATGGACGGTCCATTGTCTCTGCACTGTAGACATTATATTGGAATAATG gcTGCTGCTAGGCACCAGTGCACGTATCTGGTCAACCTGCACGTGAATGACTTCCTGCAGGTCGGAGGTGATCCGAAGTGGTTGAATGGTCTGGAAGAAGCCCCACGGAAGCTGCAGGCTCTCGGGGAGCTCAATAAGATCCTGGCCCACCGCCCCTGGCTGCTCACCAAAGAACACATTGAG CATCTGCTGAAGGCAGAGGAGCACAGCTGGTCCCTGGCTGAGCTGATCCATGCTGTGGTGCTACTCACACACTATCACTCTCTGGCCTCCTTCACATTTGGTTGCGGCATCACCCCCGACATCCACACAGACGGAGGACACACGTTCAGGCCGCCCTCACTCAGCGGTTACTGCGTTTGTGACATTGCCAATGGCAACGGTGCCCAGGAGGATATGTTTGGGAACCAGCAG GGGTCAGAATCATCTGGTGAGGTGGAAGTGCTCATGGAGAGGATGAAGCAGCTTCAGGAATGTCGTGATGAAGAAGAAGCCAGCCAGGAGGAAATGGCCACTCGGTTTGAGAGGGAGAAGACGGAGAGTATGCTGGTGGTCACCTCTG AAGATGAGGAGTGTGTGCCATCCAGAGATGTTTCGCGACACTTTGAAGACCCAAGTTATGGCTATAAAGATTTCTCCAGGAGAGGAGAACATGTACCAACTCTCCGAGTGCAG GACTACAGTTGGGAAGATCATGGATTTTCCCTGGTGAATCGGCTGTATTCCGATTTCGGCCAGCTTCTGGATGAAAAGTTTCAGATTGCGTTCAATCTGACGTACAACACAATGGCGACACATCAGGGTGTGGACACTTCCATGCTCCGCAGAGCCATCTGGAACTACATCCACTGCATGTTCGGGATTCG GTACGACGATTATGATTATGGAGAAATTAACCAACTCTTAGACCGCAGCTTTAAAGTCTACATCAAAACGATGGTGTGCAGTCCAGAAAAAATTACCAAGAGGATGTACGAGAGCTTCTGGAGACAGTTCCGGCACTCTGAGAAA GTCCACGTTAATTTGCTTCTTATGGAAGCGCGTATGCAGGCAGAACTGCTTTACGCTCTGAGAGCTATCACTCGCTACATGACATGA